A single Rhopalosiphum padi isolate XX-2018 chromosome 4, ASM2088224v1, whole genome shotgun sequence DNA region contains:
- the LOC132929545 gene encoding uncharacterized protein LOC132929545 — protein MPKRRCVFTPQLKLEFPFLQDADEVGKIFCTICKSVFSIEHGGRSDITQHVTKVKKHLLALSAASKHEKVTSFFLKNDPSGSTDESRRTAAQEGIFAFHTVIHNHSFRSMDCTSSLLKQMYNKKFTCARTKAESIVLNVLAPFAMQQIYKEIENINFATIMIDTSNHKNLKIVPILIRYFKPNSGIQIKVFEVTNLKGETANILSTYIIESLKKHKLSDKIVAFSGDNCNTNFGGVLRKGSNNVFSILNNNLKTNIFGVGCAAHILHNAMQSSADVLPIDVEIIVNKIFQFFHIYTVRVEHLKEFCEYANVEYKNILGSVKTRWLSLLPAITRIIDIYPGLKSYFEKQEKCPTILKSFFNDPMSIVWFHFLQSQLKVVCDTVTKIEGDKISACEVAEELEILVGKIKNRKHLNFLTTNILSLLNDLKNNNMYNESSFKKSTDLFYNTFLSYVEKWGCHFDQLKIFHWVQLINCPTWENVQKCIKFLMENNRNNSNIKLDEDNLFDEFSHVEQIFKSRIHEWQKNSAKVEVKWCEIFEYTKAHNIDTTNISKIVEYSLAIPGTNAAVERIFSTINVLWTDEKNRFLVETIKSIIIVKTHFKNLSCNEFYNILLKETRLLDEIGSAQKYTKTSKEEIYMPSSSK, from the coding sequence atgccCAAAAGACGGTGCGTTTTTACTCcacaattaaaattagaatttccttTTTTACAAGATGCTGACGAagtaggaaaaatattttgtaccataTGTAAGTCAGTGTTTTCTATAGAACATGGTGGACGTTCAGACATAACACAACAtgttacaaaagtaaaaaaacatttactggCATTATCAGCTGCATCAAAACACGAAAAggtaacttctttttttttaaaaaatgatccgAGTGGGTCCACTGACGAAAGTAGACGTACTGCAGCACAAGAAGGGATATTCGCATTTCATACCGTGATACACAATCACTCATTTCGATCAATGGACTGCACATCATctcttttaaaacaaatgtataataaaaaatttacatgtgCGAGAACTAAGGCTGAATCGattgttttaaatgtgttaGCTCCTTTCGCCATGCAACAAATTTATaaggaaatagaaaatataaattttgctaCAATTATGATAGATACTTCTAACCATAAGAACCTAAAAATCGTACCAATTTTAATACGTTATTTCAAACCAAATTCGGGAATACAAATCAAAGTTTTTgaagtaacaaatttaaaaggagaaacagcaaatattttatcaacttatataattgaaagtttaaaaaagcATAAGTTGTCAGATAAAATTGTTGCATTTTCTGGAGATAATTGCAATACTAACTTTGGAGGTGTTTTAAGAAAAggatcaaataatgttttttcaattttaaataacaatttaaaaacgaatatttttggaGTAGGTTGCGCTGCTCATATTTTGCACAACGCTATGCAATCAAGTGCTGATGTGTTACCTATTGATGTAGAAATCATAGTTaacaaaatttttcaattttttcatatcTATACAGTTCGAGTTGAACATTTGAAAGAGTTTTGTGAATATGcaaatgttgaatataaaaatattcttggaagTGTAAAAACTCGTTGGTTATCCTTATTACCTGCAATAACaagaattattgatatttacccGGGCTTAAAATCATACTTCGAGAAACAGGAAAAGTGtcctacaatattaaaatcgttttttaacgATCCTATGTCTATAGTGTggtttcattttttacaaagCCAATTAAAGGTTGTCTGTGATACTGTAACTAAAATAGAAGGAGATAAAATATCAGCCTGTGAAGTTGCAGAGGAATTAGAAATTTtagttggaaaaataaaaaatagaaaacatctAAACTTccttacaacaaatattttatcgcttttaaatgatttaaaaaacaataatatgtataatgaaagctcattcaaaaaaagtactgatctattttataatacttttttatcttACGTAGAAAAATGGGGTTGCCACTTTGAccagttgaaaatatttcattgggTCCAACTAATAAACTGTCCTACTTgggaaaatgttcaaaaatgtattaaatttcttatgGAAAACAACCGAAATAattctaacataaaattagatgaagataatttatttgatgaattcaGTCATGtagaacaaatttttaaatcacgaATTCATGAATGGCAAAAAAATTCCGCTAAAGTAGAAGTTAAGTGGtgtgaaatatttgaatacactaAAGCTCATAACATTGATACAACTAACATATCAAAAATCGTAGAATATTCTTTGGCAATTCCTGGTACAAATGCTGCAGTAGAACGGATTTTTTCAACCATTAATGTGTTGTGGACAgatgaaaaaaatcgatttttggttgaaactatcaaatcaattataatcgtaaaaacacactttaaaaacttatcttgtaatgagttttataatattctattaaaagaaACTAGGTTACTTGATGAAATCGGTTCAGCacaaaagtatacaaaaacatCAAAAGAAGAAATTTACATGCCATcgtcatcaaaataa